In the genome of Pseudomonadota bacterium, one region contains:
- the rpsG gene encoding 30S ribosomal protein S7: MSRKKRDYKRHVQVDPRFGDQVVGKAINIIMDSGKKATAEKALYLALDQIAKKTGADAIEGFHKALNNMKPSVEVRSRRVGGATYQIPTEVRAERAQSLALRWLKEAAAGRSERTLADRLANELLDATQNRGAAVKKREDSHRMADANKAFAHFKW; the protein is encoded by the coding sequence ATGTCACGAAAAAAGCGCGATTATAAGCGACATGTTCAGGTAGACCCACGGTTTGGCGATCAAGTTGTTGGCAAAGCCATAAACATAATTATGGATAGTGGCAAGAAGGCTACCGCGGAAAAGGCGCTCTACCTAGCTCTTGATCAGATCGCAAAGAAGACCGGCGCAGATGCAATAGAGGGCTTCCATAAGGCGCTCAATAACATGAAGCCATCGGTAGAGGTTCGTTCGCGCCGAGTTGGCGGAGCAACCTATCAGATTCCAACAGAGGTTCGTGCAGAGCGTGCACAGTCGCTTGCTTTGCGTTGGTTGAAAGAGGCTGCTGCTGGGCGGAGTGAGCGCACTTTGGCCGATCGCCTCGCAAACGAGCTACTCGACGCGACTCAGAATCGTGGTGCAGCTGTAAAGAAGCGTGAAGATTCTCACCGCATGGCGGATGCTAACAAGGCATTTGCGCACTTTAAATGGTAA
- the rpoC gene encoding DNA-directed RNA polymerase subunit beta': MDDLFSLFERPKNPIKFNAMKIALASPERIRGWSFGEVTKPETINYRTLKPERDGLFCAKIFGPVKDYECICGKYKRLRHRGVVCEKCGVEVIQSKVRRERMGHIDLACPVAHIWFLKSLPSRIGNILDLTLRDLEKVLYFESYIVTDSGKTNLKMGELLTEREFRTAREEFGAGFDAGMGAEAVLSLLKAIDVDPLCAELREEIKEVTSEAKKKKLSKRLKVLTSFQQSSNRPEWMILTVVPVIPPDLRPLVPLDGGRFATSDLNDLYRRVINRNNRLKRLLELNAPDIIIRNEKRMLQESVDALFDNGRRGRTITGPNKRPLKSLSDMLKGKGGRFRQNLLGKRVDYSGRSVIVVGPELRLHQCGLPKKMALELFKPFIYNKLEERGYVTTIKSAKKMVEKEKPVVWDILDEVIREHPVLLNRAPTLHRLGIQAFEPILIEGKAIQLHPLVCTAFNADFDGDQMAVHVPLSVEAQVESRVLMMSTNNILSPANGKPIIVPSQDIVLGLYYMTRERPFALGENKVYSNTDEVWLAWQSGETHLQAKIRCRIDGELIATTVGRSLLYHLCPRVLPFSNFNKVMKKKEISQLIDECFRIAGNKATVLLADKLKDNGYYFATISGISIGVQDMVIPEGKKPLLRDADSKVAEIDNQYREGLVTSGERYNKVIDIWSDVGDRIAEDMMATISSTEFKSESGEIKRGPSFNPIFIMADSGARGSSQQIRQLGGMRGLMAKPDGSIIEQPIKANLREGLTVLQYFVSTHGARKGLADTALKTASSGYLTRKLVDVAQDSIISQVDCGTVEALEISALIEGGEEIESLSNRILGRVAAEDVRDPVTNDILVGRNQQIDEDLAAKISAAGLDTILIRSVLTCEATRGVCALCYGRDLARGHLVNIGEAVGVIAAQSIGEPGTQLTMRTFHIGGAALGRAESTSLESRYAGKVKLEGARLARRRDGTSVVMSRKTEIVIIDDTDSRERERHQLVYGARLRVEDGQEVKAGALLSEWDPFTIPILSELAGRVEWVDVSEYTMEERTDERTGFVEREIVQAKDKSSDLRPRLVIHGESGDTRVYNLPVGIRLVVEHNSDIDAGDVIAKRERATTKTKDITGGLPRVVELLEARKPKDPAVVSDVDGIVDFGEDSRGKRKIVLTPDFGEAREYLVAKTKHISVQKGDRVKAGEVLTDGAVNPHDILRIEGVKPLAGYLVNEVQEIYRLQGVRINDKHIEVIVRQMLRRVKISEFGDSRFLIGDNIDRLRVLEENQRVVAKGGQPANYEPLLLGITKAALSTDSFISAASFQETTKVLTEAAVSGRVDYLRGLKENVIMGRLIPAGSGVSIYHTRQVLVEGEELETKKQQESYRVGPSSLESLQGLF; encoded by the coding sequence AAGTGCGGTGTTGAGGTAATTCAGTCGAAGGTTCGACGTGAGCGTATGGGGCATATCGATCTGGCGTGTCCAGTTGCTCATATCTGGTTCCTCAAGAGCTTGCCGAGCCGTATCGGTAACATCCTCGACCTTACGTTGCGTGATCTCGAGAAGGTGCTCTACTTTGAGAGCTATATCGTTACCGATTCTGGCAAGACCAATCTAAAAATGGGCGAGTTACTCACTGAGCGTGAATTCCGTACGGCTCGTGAGGAGTTCGGCGCGGGCTTCGATGCCGGCATGGGTGCCGAGGCTGTATTGAGCCTGCTCAAGGCTATAGATGTTGACCCACTCTGCGCAGAGCTGCGTGAAGAGATCAAGGAGGTTACCTCCGAGGCTAAGAAGAAGAAGCTTTCTAAGCGTCTTAAGGTGCTGACATCATTCCAGCAGAGTAGCAACCGTCCTGAGTGGATGATCCTGACCGTAGTTCCGGTTATTCCACCGGATCTGCGTCCCCTTGTTCCGCTCGATGGTGGTCGTTTTGCTACCTCGGATCTGAACGATCTTTACCGTCGTGTGATAAATAGAAATAACCGTCTTAAGAGACTGCTTGAGCTCAATGCTCCAGATATTATCATCCGTAACGAGAAGCGTATGCTTCAAGAGTCGGTTGATGCGCTCTTTGATAACGGACGTCGTGGTAGAACTATCACCGGCCCGAACAAGCGTCCACTTAAGTCGTTGAGCGATATGCTCAAGGGAAAGGGTGGTCGTTTCCGTCAGAACCTGCTCGGTAAACGTGTCGACTATTCCGGTCGTTCGGTAATCGTGGTTGGTCCTGAGCTACGGTTGCACCAGTGCGGTCTTCCTAAGAAGATGGCTCTAGAGCTCTTTAAGCCCTTTATCTACAACAAGCTCGAAGAGCGTGGTTATGTAACTACGATCAAGAGCGCCAAGAAGATGGTTGAAAAAGAGAAGCCGGTTGTTTGGGATATCCTCGATGAGGTTATCCGTGAGCATCCTGTTCTTTTGAACCGAGCTCCAACGCTCCACCGTCTTGGTATTCAGGCCTTTGAGCCTATACTAATAGAAGGAAAGGCTATTCAACTTCACCCCCTTGTTTGTACGGCGTTTAACGCCGACTTCGACGGTGACCAGATGGCCGTTCACGTTCCGCTCTCTGTAGAGGCTCAGGTTGAGTCTCGCGTGCTTATGATGTCTACCAATAACATCCTAAGTCCAGCGAACGGAAAACCGATTATAGTGCCCTCGCAGGACATCGTTCTTGGGCTTTACTATATGACTAGGGAGCGCCCCTTTGCTCTAGGAGAGAATAAAGTTTACTCGAACACTGATGAAGTATGGTTGGCTTGGCAGTCAGGCGAGACCCATCTTCAGGCCAAGATTCGGTGCAGGATTGATGGCGAGCTCATTGCGACAACCGTAGGTCGTTCGTTGCTTTATCATCTCTGCCCTAGAGTTCTCCCGTTCTCGAACTTTAATAAGGTCATGAAGAAGAAGGAGATATCGCAGCTTATTGATGAGTGTTTCCGTATTGCTGGTAATAAGGCGACCGTGTTGTTGGCTGATAAGCTCAAGGATAACGGTTATTACTTCGCTACTATTTCGGGAATCTCTATCGGTGTTCAGGACATGGTGATACCGGAAGGTAAGAAGCCACTTCTCAGAGACGCTGATTCAAAGGTTGCTGAGATCGACAACCAGTATCGTGAAGGTCTTGTTACCTCTGGAGAGCGCTATAACAAGGTTATCGACATCTGGTCAGATGTTGGTGACAGAATAGCTGAAGACATGATGGCGACCATCTCGTCGACAGAGTTTAAGAGCGAGTCTGGTGAGATCAAGCGTGGACCATCATTCAATCCGATCTTTATCATGGCCGATTCAGGTGCGCGTGGTTCCAGTCAGCAGATTCGTCAGCTGGGTGGAATGCGGGGTCTGATGGCTAAGCCGGACGGATCTATCATTGAGCAGCCGATTAAGGCCAATCTCAGAGAGGGACTGACCGTTCTTCAGTACTTCGTATCAACGCACGGAGCTCGTAAGGGTCTGGCGGATACGGCGCTAAAGACAGCGAGTTCAGGGTACCTTACACGTAAGTTAGTAGATGTCGCTCAAGACAGTATTATTTCTCAGGTAGACTGCGGAACGGTAGAGGCTCTTGAGATCTCAGCCCTTATTGAGGGTGGAGAGGAGATCGAGTCGTTGTCGAATCGCATCCTTGGGCGTGTAGCCGCAGAGGATGTGCGTGATCCAGTTACGAACGACATCCTTGTCGGGCGTAACCAGCAGATCGATGAGGACTTGGCAGCCAAGATCTCGGCAGCTGGGCTCGATACGATACTTATTCGATCCGTGCTAACCTGTGAGGCTACGCGTGGAGTGTGCGCGTTGTGTTACGGTCGTGATCTTGCACGCGGACATCTCGTAAACATCGGAGAGGCTGTTGGAGTTATTGCAGCTCAATCGATCGGAGAGCCTGGAACGCAGCTCACCATGAGAACGTTCCATATCGGAGGTGCTGCGCTTGGACGAGCGGAGTCTACTTCACTTGAGTCGCGTTATGCTGGAAAGGTTAAGCTTGAGGGAGCTCGATTAGCTCGCCGTCGTGACGGAACATCCGTTGTAATGAGCCGCAAGACCGAGATAGTCATCATTGATGATACTGATAGCCGTGAGCGTGAGCGTCACCAGCTTGTATACGGAGCTCGTCTGCGTGTAGAGGATGGGCAGGAAGTTAAGGCCGGCGCGCTCTTGAGCGAATGGGATCCCTTTACGATTCCTATCTTGAGCGAGCTTGCAGGGCGCGTTGAGTGGGTTGATGTAAGCGAGTATACGATGGAGGAGCGCACAGATGAGCGCACCGGATTCGTAGAGCGTGAAATAGTTCAGGCTAAGGACAAGAGCAGCGATCTCCGTCCACGTCTAGTGATCCACGGCGAGAGCGGTGACACTCGTGTGTACAACTTGCCGGTAGGTATTCGTCTAGTTGTCGAGCACAACTCAGACATCGACGCCGGTGACGTTATCGCGAAGAGAGAGCGTGCTACGACGAAGACCAAGGATATTACTGGTGGTCTTCCACGAGTAGTAGAGCTGCTTGAGGCCCGTAAGCCGAAGGATCCAGCAGTTGTCAGCGATGTCGATGGCATTGTTGACTTCGGAGAGGATTCTCGCGGTAAGCGTAAGATCGTTCTTACTCCTGATTTCGGAGAGGCGCGTGAGTACCTTGTTGCCAAGACCAAGCATATCTCTGTACAGAAGGGAGATCGTGTTAAGGCTGGTGAGGTTCTTACCGACGGAGCGGTTAATCCGCACGACATCCTTCGGATCGAAGGTGTTAAGCCGTTGGCTGGCTACCTAGTAAACGAAGTACAGGAGATTTACCGTCTGCAGGGCGTGCGCATCAATGATAAGCACATTGAGGTTATCGTTCGTCAGATGCTTAGAAGGGTCAAGATAAGCGAGTTTGGAGATAGTAGGTTCCTTATTGGTGACAATATTGATCGTCTGAGAGTGCTCGAAGAGAATCAAAGGGTAGTTGCTAAAGGTGGCCAGCCGGCCAACTATGAGCCGTTGCTCCTTGGTATCACTAAGGCAGCGCTTTCGACCGATTCGTTTATCTCGGCAGCTAGCTTCCAGGAGACCACTAAGGTGCTTACAGAGGCCGCTGTATCCGGTAGGGTCGATTATCTGCGTGGTCTAAAGGAGAACGTTATCATGGGTCGGCTGATTCCAGCAGGTTCAGGGGTATCGATTTACCACACTAGGCAGGTTCTGGTTGAGGGCGAAGAGCTCGAGACCAAGAAGCAGCAGGAGAGCTACAGGGTTGGACCGAGCTCACTTGAGAGTCTACAGGGACTTTTCTAA
- the rpsL gene encoding 30S ribosomal protein S12 — protein sequence MPTINQLVRNRRRQKRAKSKSPALVRCPQKRGVCTRVYTQTPKKPNSALRKVARVRLTTGMEVTSYIPGVGHNLQEHSVVLIRGGRVKDLPGVRYHIVRGKLEAHGVADRKQSRSKYGAKRPK from the coding sequence ATGCCAACGATTAATCAGTTAGTTCGAAATCGACGTCGCCAGAAGCGAGCCAAGAGCAAGTCTCCAGCGCTCGTACGTTGCCCACAGAAGCGTGGAGTATGCACCCGTGTTTATACTCAGACACCAAAGAAGCCTAACTCAGCGCTTCGTAAGGTTGCTCGTGTGCGTTTGACAACCGGCATGGAGGTAACAAGTTACATCCCCGGAGTCGGACATAATCTTCAGGAGCACTCAGTAGTTCTTATCCGCGGAGGTCGTGTAAAGGATCTTCCTGGAGTTCGTTACCATATCGTGCGCGGCAAGTTAGAGGCGCATGGTGTTGCGGACAGAAAGCAGAGCCGTTCTAAATATGGCGCCAAGAGGCCTAAGTAA